In a genomic window of Sphingomonas koreensis:
- a CDS encoding PaaI family thioesterase — translation MEPAPFPFDPAAFFSARGAGHGHRLGIRYDSHGADWCQLVLPWREDLVGDPARGVIASGPIVALLDMATSIGVWMKRGGFLPHATLDLRVDYLRPAASGNAVIGRGECYRVTRSIAFVRGIAHDGDADDPVAHVAGTFMFTGVSA, via the coding sequence ATGGAGCCCGCGCCTTTTCCGTTCGATCCTGCCGCCTTCTTCTCGGCGCGCGGCGCTGGGCACGGGCATCGGCTGGGCATTCGCTATGATTCGCACGGCGCAGACTGGTGCCAGCTTGTCCTCCCTTGGCGCGAGGATCTGGTCGGCGATCCGGCGCGCGGCGTGATTGCGTCTGGGCCGATCGTCGCGCTGCTCGACATGGCGACCAGTATCGGCGTGTGGATGAAGCGTGGCGGTTTTCTGCCGCATGCAACGCTCGACTTGCGCGTCGACTATCTCCGGCCCGCGGCATCGGGCAATGCGGTGATCGGGCGTGGCGAATGCTATCGCGTGACGCGCTCCATCGCGTTCGTGCGCGGCATCGCGCATGATGGGGACGCCGACGATCCGGTCGCACATGTCGCTGGCACCTTCATGTTCACTGGGGTGTCGGCATGA
- a CDS encoding winged helix-turn-helix domain-containing protein — protein sequence MRIRSTHVPEIAVAGCAAWLTAALDAGAADAVSYPVNPYELAARLDVRVRSHMPGDTRIGDLRIDRVRRTIARAGIPIPLVPREFALLLYLAERHGEFVSRRELLEQVWGLRFDPGTNVVAVHISKLRAKIDRGFAAPMIRGVKGLGYRLDAA from the coding sequence ATGCGTATCCGCAGCACCCATGTGCCCGAGATCGCGGTGGCCGGATGCGCGGCATGGCTCACAGCGGCGCTCGACGCAGGCGCGGCGGACGCGGTTTCCTACCCCGTCAACCCCTATGAGCTGGCCGCGCGCCTCGATGTGCGGGTACGCAGCCATATGCCGGGCGACACCCGGATCGGTGATCTGCGCATCGATCGGGTGCGCCGCACAATCGCGCGCGCGGGTATTCCCATCCCGCTGGTTCCGCGCGAGTTCGCGCTGCTGCTCTACCTCGCCGAGCGGCATGGCGAGTTCGTGTCGCGCCGCGAGCTGCTTGAACAGGTCTGGGGCCTGCGCTTCGATCCGGGCACCAATGTGGTCGCCGTCCACATATCCAAGCTGCGCGCCAAGATCGATCGCGGCTTCGCAGCACCGATGATCCGGGGCGTCAAGGGACTCGGATATCGTCTCGATGCGGCCTAG
- a CDS encoding crotonase/enoyl-CoA hydratase family protein, whose product MSERRVSIEFSDGIADVRLTRPDKMNALDPAMFAGIADAIETLNGMAGLRAVVLSGEGRAFCAGLDMASMAGGGTDLDLGTRSHGEANLFQQVAWGWRTLPVPVIAAAHGIAFGGGFQILSGADIRILAPGTRCSIMEMKWGIVPDMAGFALWRTTVRDDVLRELTYTAREFTAEEALAFGFATRVREGAYGEAMTLAREIAGRNPHAVRAAKRLANLAAEAGAPAILAAESSEQARLLRSPNQIEAVMANMQKRPPHFTD is encoded by the coding sequence ATGAGCGAACGACGCGTTTCAATCGAGTTCAGCGACGGCATTGCCGATGTCCGGCTGACCCGGCCCGACAAGATGAACGCGCTCGATCCGGCGATGTTCGCCGGGATAGCGGACGCGATCGAGACGCTGAACGGCATGGCCGGACTGCGCGCGGTCGTGCTGTCGGGAGAGGGGCGCGCCTTTTGCGCCGGGCTTGATATGGCGAGCATGGCGGGGGGCGGTACGGATCTCGACCTCGGCACGCGCAGCCATGGCGAAGCCAATCTGTTCCAGCAGGTCGCCTGGGGCTGGCGTACCTTGCCGGTACCGGTGATCGCGGCGGCCCACGGCATCGCTTTCGGCGGCGGCTTTCAGATTCTCTCCGGCGCCGACATCCGCATCCTCGCGCCGGGAACCCGCTGTTCGATCATGGAGATGAAATGGGGGATCGTCCCCGACATGGCTGGCTTCGCCTTGTGGCGAACCACGGTACGCGACGACGTGTTGCGCGAACTCACCTACACCGCACGGGAATTCACCGCGGAAGAGGCACTGGCATTCGGCTTCGCGACGCGCGTGAGGGAAGGAGCCTATGGCGAGGCGATGACGCTGGCGCGCGAAATCGCGGGGCGCAATCCCCACGCGGTCCGCGCCGCCAAGCGCCTCGCCAACCTTGCCGCCGAAGCCGGTGCGCCCGCGATCCTCGCCGCGGAAAGCTCGGAACAGGCGCGGCTGCTGCGATCCCCCAATCAGATCGAGGCGGTGATGGCGAACATGCAGAAGCGCCCGCCGCACTTCACCGACTGA
- a CDS encoding acetyl-CoA C-acyltransferase, with protein MREAAIVSTARTGIGKAYRGAFNTTEAPVLAGHVMNAAVERAGVDPARIDDIFWGVGNQWGTQGGNAGRMAVFAAGLPQSVPAFTLDRKCGSGLTALALAARSIIAGDIDIALSGGMESISLTVTKDAPRYANQSVLANEPHAYMPMIETAEIVAERYGISRARQDEYGAMSQQRAEAGLASGAFAEEIAPITVEKAIFDKEGNRTGSERVTVTQDEGIRAGTTAEALAGLKTVWKDGQVVKEGRHITAGNASQLSDGAAAQIVMDRAIAEAEGKEILGIYRGFQAAGCAPDEMGIGPVFAIPKLLGRAGLEVADIGLWELNEAFASQCLYCRDTLGIDPEKYNVNGGAIAIGHPFGMTGARLIGHALIEGRKRGVRWVVVSMCTAGGMGAAGLFEIP; from the coding sequence ATGCGCGAAGCCGCGATCGTTTCCACCGCCCGGACGGGCATTGGCAAGGCCTATCGTGGCGCATTCAATACAACCGAAGCGCCGGTGCTGGCTGGGCATGTGATGAACGCAGCGGTCGAGCGGGCGGGCGTCGATCCCGCGCGGATCGACGACATCTTCTGGGGCGTGGGCAACCAGTGGGGGACACAGGGCGGCAACGCCGGACGGATGGCCGTGTTCGCCGCCGGGCTGCCGCAAAGCGTGCCCGCCTTCACGCTCGACCGGAAATGCGGGTCGGGACTGACCGCGCTGGCGCTGGCGGCCCGCTCGATCATTGCCGGGGACATCGACATCGCGCTGTCCGGAGGCATGGAATCGATCAGCCTGACCGTCACCAAGGACGCGCCGCGTTACGCCAACCAGTCGGTGCTGGCGAACGAGCCGCACGCATATATGCCGATGATCGAAACCGCCGAGATCGTCGCCGAACGCTATGGCATCAGCCGCGCGCGTCAAGACGAATATGGTGCGATGAGCCAGCAACGCGCCGAGGCGGGACTCGCCAGCGGTGCCTTTGCCGAGGAGATCGCGCCGATCACCGTCGAGAAGGCGATCTTCGACAAGGAAGGCAATCGCACCGGCAGCGAGCGCGTGACGGTGACTCAGGACGAGGGCATTCGCGCGGGTACGACGGCTGAGGCGCTCGCCGGCCTCAAAACCGTGTGGAAGGACGGGCAGGTCGTCAAGGAAGGCCGCCACATCACCGCGGGCAATGCCAGCCAGTTGTCCGACGGCGCAGCAGCGCAGATCGTGATGGATCGCGCAATCGCTGAAGCCGAGGGAAAGGAGATCCTGGGCATCTATCGCGGATTTCAGGCGGCAGGCTGCGCGCCCGACGAGATGGGTATCGGCCCGGTCTTCGCGATCCCCAAACTGCTCGGCCGCGCGGGTCTCGAGGTCGCAGACATCGGCCTCTGGGAGCTCAACGAGGCGTTCGCCAGCCAGTGCCTCTATTGCCGCGACACGCTGGGCATCGATCCGGAGAAGTATAACGTCAATGGCGGCGCGATCGCGATCGGCCACCCGTTCGGCATGACGGGCGCAAGACTGATCGGCCATGCGCTGATCGAAGGGCGCAAGCGTGGGGTGCGCTGGGTGGTGGTGTCGATGTGTACCGCGGGCGGCATGGGCGCGGCCGGACTGTTCGAGATTCCCTGA
- the hemC gene encoding hydroxymethylbilane synthase: protein MLRLGTRGSPLALVQANLVRDALLAAHGWGPEAVEIVPIRTTGDKVQDRPLAEIGGKALWTKELDRALLEGEIDLAVHSMKDVETIRPESIAVAAMLVREDVRDRLIGADSIDALPHGARIGTSSPRRAAQIRRVRPDLAIVPLRGNVDTRLAKVRDGHADATLLAAAGLERLERPDVGAPIPLHQLLPAPSQGAVGIEVRADDVTTRMLVSAIGDPVTERCVLAERAMLAALSADCHSPVAALATIEDGTLRLRAEILTEDGSEHVRLDRSGLEGTAHEAATIAHDLLAAASPRLRALFGH from the coding sequence ATGCTTCGTCTCGGCACCCGCGGATCACCGCTTGCGCTCGTCCAGGCCAATCTTGTGCGCGACGCGCTGCTCGCCGCGCATGGCTGGGGCCCGGAAGCGGTCGAGATCGTCCCGATCCGGACCACCGGCGACAAGGTGCAGGACCGCCCGCTCGCCGAGATCGGCGGCAAGGCGCTTTGGACCAAGGAACTCGACCGCGCGCTGCTGGAAGGCGAGATCGACCTCGCCGTCCACTCGATGAAGGACGTCGAGACGATCCGTCCAGAGAGCATCGCCGTCGCCGCGATGCTGGTGCGCGAGGATGTGCGCGACCGGCTGATCGGCGCGGACTCGATCGATGCGCTGCCTCATGGCGCGCGGATCGGCACCAGCTCGCCGCGCCGCGCCGCGCAGATTCGCCGCGTTCGCCCCGACCTCGCGATCGTTCCGCTGCGGGGCAATGTCGATACCCGGCTGGCCAAGGTGCGCGATGGCCACGCCGACGCGACACTGCTTGCCGCCGCAGGTCTCGAGCGGCTCGAGCGGCCCGACGTCGGTGCGCCGATTCCGCTCCACCAACTCCTGCCTGCACCGTCACAAGGCGCCGTCGGAATCGAGGTCCGAGCCGATGATGTCACAACCCGGATGCTGGTTTCCGCAATCGGCGATCCCGTCACGGAACGCTGCGTGCTCGCCGAACGTGCGATGCTCGCCGCGCTGTCGGCCGATTGTCATTCGCCTGTTGCGGCGCTGGCCACGATCGAGGACGGCACCTTGCGGCTGCGTGCCGAAATCCTGACCGAGGACGGAAGCGAACATGTCCGCCTGGACCGATCCGGGCTGGAAGGCACGGCGCATGAGGCAGCGACGATCGCCCACGATCTGCTTGCCGCCGCCAGCCCGCGCCTGCGCGCCCTGTTCGGACATTGA
- a CDS encoding uroporphyrinogen-III synthase, whose protein sequence is MSRPVAILRPEPGNAATATRLRDAGLEPLSLPLFEVHPLDWTPPDTTAFDGLLLTSANAVRHGGKGLDQMSRLPVLAVGSATADVARAAGLGVTRTGSTDVAALLHDAPDFSRLLWLTGREHTAIEHPSLTAAIAVYASDVIPLADPVLIRDTVVLIHSARAGMQLAAELGRHAIPRATVRIVAISGKAAAAAGPGWGAIAIAAAPNDEAMIAAARPLTIDP, encoded by the coding sequence TTGAGCCGCCCCGTCGCGATTCTGCGGCCCGAACCGGGCAATGCCGCCACCGCCACGCGGTTGCGCGACGCCGGACTTGAGCCGTTGTCACTGCCCCTGTTCGAGGTGCACCCGCTCGACTGGACGCCACCCGATACGACTGCATTTGACGGGCTGTTGCTCACCAGCGCCAATGCGGTGCGCCATGGGGGCAAGGGGCTGGATCAGATGAGCAGGCTGCCGGTCCTAGCGGTGGGCAGCGCGACGGCGGATGTCGCGCGTGCGGCCGGACTCGGCGTGACGCGTACCGGATCGACCGATGTCGCGGCGCTGCTGCACGACGCGCCGGATTTCAGTCGGCTGCTGTGGCTCACGGGGCGCGAGCATACGGCGATCGAGCACCCCTCCCTCACTGCGGCAATCGCGGTCTATGCAAGTGACGTGATCCCGCTCGCCGATCCCGTCTTGATTCGCGACACTGTCGTGCTCATCCATTCGGCCCGCGCCGGAATGCAGCTGGCGGCCGAGCTGGGCCGACACGCCATTCCGCGTGCGACAGTGCGGATCGTGGCCATCAGTGGCAAGGCGGCAGCGGCGGCTGGGCCGGGCTGGGGCGCGATCGCCATCGCCGCAGCACCCAATGACGAAGCGATGATCGCGGCCGCGCGCCCGCTCACGATTGACCCCTGA
- a CDS encoding acyl-CoA dehydrogenase, producing MAAMGRFDWADPFALDAQLTDEERMVRDAARAYAQERLLPRVTRAFLDENFDREIMSEMGQLGLLGPTIPETYGGAGLGYVAYGLVAREVEAVDSGYRSAMSVQSSLVMHPINAYGTEEQKRKYLPKLLSGEWVGCFGLTEPDAGSDPGSMRTRAEKIDGGYRITGSKMWITNSPIADVFVVWAKSDAHGGGIKGFVLEKGMKGLSAPKIEGKLSLRASITGEIVMDGVEVSEDALLPEVQGLKGPFGCLNRARYGIAWGSMGAAEACFHAARQYTLDRQQFGRPLAATQLVQLKLANMETEIALGLQAALRAGRMFDQGELAPEAISIIKRNNCGKALEIARVARDMHGGNGISAEFHVMRHAINLETVNTYEGTHDVHGLILGRAITGIAAF from the coding sequence ATGGCCGCGATGGGCCGTTTCGACTGGGCCGATCCGTTCGCGCTCGACGCACAGCTGACCGACGAGGAGCGGATGGTGCGCGATGCCGCGCGCGCCTATGCGCAGGAGCGGCTGTTGCCGCGCGTGACCCGCGCGTTCCTCGACGAGAATTTCGACCGCGAAATCATGTCGGAGATGGGCCAGCTCGGTCTGCTGGGCCCGACGATTCCCGAAACCTATGGCGGCGCTGGCCTGGGCTATGTCGCCTATGGCCTGGTGGCGCGCGAGGTCGAGGCGGTCGATTCGGGCTATCGCTCGGCGATGAGCGTGCAGAGTTCGCTCGTGATGCACCCGATCAACGCCTATGGCACCGAGGAGCAGAAGCGGAAGTATCTCCCCAAGCTGTTGAGCGGCGAATGGGTCGGCTGTTTCGGCCTGACCGAGCCCGATGCGGGCAGCGACCCCGGTTCGATGCGTACCCGCGCCGAGAAGATCGACGGCGGGTACCGGATCACCGGCTCCAAGATGTGGATCACCAATTCGCCGATCGCCGACGTCTTCGTCGTGTGGGCGAAGAGCGATGCGCATGGCGGCGGGATCAAGGGCTTCGTCCTCGAAAAGGGCATGAAGGGCCTGTCGGCGCCCAAGATCGAGGGCAAGCTGAGCCTGCGTGCGAGCATCACCGGCGAGATCGTCATGGACGGCGTCGAAGTGAGCGAGGATGCGCTGCTCCCCGAGGTTCAGGGGCTGAAGGGACCGTTCGGCTGTCTCAACCGCGCCCGCTATGGCATCGCCTGGGGCAGCATGGGCGCAGCCGAAGCATGCTTCCACGCCGCACGTCAATACACGCTCGACCGCCAGCAGTTCGGCCGGCCGCTGGCCGCGACCCAGCTGGTGCAGCTCAAGCTCGCCAATATGGAGACCGAGATCGCGCTCGGCCTGCAGGCCGCGTTGCGTGCGGGCCGGATGTTCGACCAGGGCGAACTGGCGCCTGAGGCGATCAGCATCATCAAGCGCAACAATTGCGGCAAGGCGCTGGAGATCGCCCGCGTTGCCCGCGACATGCATGGTGGCAACGGCATCTCCGCCGAGTTCCACGTCATGCGCCATGCGATCAATCTGGAGACGGTCAACACCTATGAGGGCACGCACGACGTCCATGGTCTGATCCTCGGCCGGGCGATCACCGGCATCGCGGCGTTCTGA
- a CDS encoding GNAT family N-acetyltransferase, with amino-acid sequence MDFQPTLTGELAILRPTVPEDWAGMFAVASDPLIWEQHPFHNRWQEPVFRAYFEDALASGGGLTILDKANGKIIGASRYAFPDAVRDEVEIGWTFIARNYWGGTWNREIKRMMLDHIHQYVNGAVFVVGEKNMRSRRAMEKIGGVLQEGRVERGNGHMLPGHCYYVIHRGGFRG; translated from the coding sequence ATGGACTTCCAGCCGACGCTGACCGGCGAACTTGCCATCCTCCGACCCACGGTTCCGGAGGATTGGGCGGGCATGTTCGCGGTCGCGTCGGATCCGCTGATCTGGGAACAGCACCCCTTCCACAACCGCTGGCAGGAACCGGTCTTCCGCGCCTATTTCGAGGATGCGCTGGCAAGCGGGGGCGGGCTGACCATCCTCGACAAGGCGAACGGTAAGATCATCGGGGCGAGCCGCTACGCCTTTCCCGATGCGGTGCGCGACGAGGTCGAAATCGGCTGGACGTTCATCGCCCGGAATTATTGGGGCGGGACGTGGAACCGTGAGATCAAGCGGATGATGCTCGATCATATCCATCAATATGTGAACGGAGCGGTGTTCGTGGTGGGTGAGAAGAATATGCGCTCGCGCCGGGCAATGGAGAAGATCGGCGGGGTGCTGCAGGAAGGCCGGGTCGAGCGCGGCAATGGACATATGCTGCCCGGGCACTGCTATTATGTCATTCACCGCGGGGGCTTTCGCGGATGA
- a CDS encoding CaiB/BaiF CoA transferase family protein, with translation MKPLAGIKVVELARILAGPWCGQLLADLGAEVVKIERPGAGDDTRHWGPPFLHDAEGNDRDAAYYHAANRGKTARFIDIATPEGQAEVRALVARADVVIENYKVGGLVKYGLDHQSLLAVNPRLITCSITGFGQTGPYAHRAGYDFIIQGMGGIMSLTGEPDGPPQKAGIAYADIFTGVYSAVAILAALRQRDENGEGAHIDMALLDTQVAVLANQALNWMASGKVPHRMGNGHANLAPYQAFTASDGDLIIAVGNDGQFAKLCTVLGLDLHNNPDFATNPARVRNRARLIAPIQAAVAGWTKQALSDALEAQGVPAGPINDIGEVFADPQVVARGMQIAAGGLPGVASPIVIDGERMVSGQPSPARA, from the coding sequence ATGAAGCCGCTGGCGGGCATCAAGGTCGTCGAGCTGGCTCGGATTCTGGCCGGACCGTGGTGCGGGCAGTTGCTCGCCGATCTGGGTGCCGAGGTCGTGAAGATCGAACGGCCCGGCGCCGGCGACGACACGCGGCACTGGGGTCCGCCCTTCCTGCACGACGCCGAGGGCAACGACCGAGACGCCGCCTATTATCACGCGGCCAATCGTGGGAAGACAGCGCGCTTCATCGATATCGCGACCCCCGAGGGGCAGGCCGAAGTGCGCGCGCTCGTCGCGCGGGCCGATGTGGTGATCGAGAATTACAAGGTCGGCGGGCTGGTGAAATACGGCCTTGATCACCAGAGCCTGTTGGCGGTCAATCCGCGCCTCATCACCTGTTCGATCACCGGATTCGGGCAGACCGGCCCCTACGCCCATCGCGCCGGATATGATTTCATCATCCAGGGGATGGGTGGAATCATGTCGCTGACCGGCGAGCCCGATGGCCCGCCGCAAAAGGCGGGGATTGCCTATGCCGACATTTTCACCGGGGTCTATTCTGCGGTGGCGATCCTGGCAGCGTTGCGGCAACGCGACGAGAATGGAGAGGGCGCCCATATCGACATGGCACTGCTCGACACGCAGGTCGCGGTGCTGGCCAATCAGGCGCTGAACTGGATGGCGTCCGGCAAGGTGCCGCACCGAATGGGCAACGGCCACGCCAACCTCGCCCCTTATCAGGCGTTCACCGCCAGCGACGGTGACCTGATCATCGCGGTGGGCAATGATGGCCAGTTCGCCAAGCTTTGTACGGTGCTTGGGCTCGACCTGCACAACAATCCCGATTTCGCGACCAATCCGGCACGGGTGCGCAACCGGGCGCGGCTGATCGCGCCGATCCAGGCGGCGGTGGCGGGCTGGACCAAACAGGCACTGTCCGACGCACTTGAGGCGCAGGGCGTGCCTGCCGGGCCAATCAACGATATCGGCGAGGTGTTCGCCGACCCGCAGGTGGTGGCGCGCGGCATGCAGATCGCCGCGGGCGGACTGCCTGGTGTCGCCAGCCCGATCGTGATCGACGGCGAACGGATGGTCTCGGGCCAGCCTAGCCCGGCGCGGGCCTGA
- a CDS encoding DUF72 domain-containing protein: MTSNQNRAPIRIGIGGWTFEPWRGTFYPEGLSQKKELEYASRQLTAIEINGTYYSGFKPATFAGWAATVPDGFVFAVKASRFCTNRKVLAEAGESVAKFVGQGIVELGDKLGPILWQFMATKKFDADDFGAFLKLLPHSHDGVKLRHAIQVRHDSFHVPEFVAMCRDAGAAIVFADSPDYPAIADITGDFVYARLEKGEDDNPLCYPEGDIDRWADTAKLWAAGGTPEDLPYVEAGVPPAQPRETFIFFIHGGKVRAPTAAKALIERTA; encoded by the coding sequence ATGACAAGCAATCAGAATCGGGCACCCATCCGAATCGGCATCGGCGGCTGGACCTTCGAACCCTGGCGCGGGACCTTTTATCCGGAAGGTCTCAGCCAGAAGAAAGAGCTGGAGTACGCCAGCCGCCAGCTGACCGCGATCGAGATCAACGGCACCTATTATTCGGGGTTCAAGCCCGCGACCTTTGCCGGCTGGGCCGCGACGGTGCCTGACGGCTTCGTCTTCGCGGTCAAGGCGTCGCGTTTCTGCACCAACAGGAAGGTGCTGGCGGAGGCGGGCGAATCGGTCGCCAAGTTCGTGGGACAGGGGATCGTCGAACTGGGCGACAAGCTCGGCCCGATCCTGTGGCAGTTCATGGCCACCAAGAAGTTCGACGCCGACGATTTTGGCGCCTTTCTGAAATTGCTCCCCCACAGCCATGACGGGGTGAAGCTGCGCCACGCGATCCAGGTGCGGCACGACAGCTTCCACGTGCCGGAGTTCGTGGCTATGTGCCGCGATGCTGGCGCCGCCATCGTCTTCGCCGATTCGCCAGACTATCCCGCGATCGCCGATATCACCGGCGACTTCGTCTACGCCCGGCTGGAGAAGGGCGAGGACGACAATCCTCTCTGCTATCCGGAGGGTGATATCGATCGCTGGGCGGATACGGCGAAGCTATGGGCGGCGGGCGGCACGCCTGAGGACCTGCCCTATGTCGAAGCCGGCGTTCCGCCTGCGCAGCCGCGCGAGACCTTCATCTTCTTCATCCACGGGGGCAAGGTCCGTGCACCAACCGCAGCAAAGGCGCTGATCGAACGCACTGCTTGA
- a CDS encoding DUF2147 domain-containing protein — MQSKEQVRRTSRPLRWIAAFAGTMMIATPLAAQAGAGNGGGRVPGAASEWRNPKDSVRIRFSPCGQDRMCGIVTWASDKAKADARRGGTDQLVGTNLFRNFKRVAPGEYKGHVFVPDMNRTFSGHMEIKGDSMIGKGCVLAGLICKQQVWTRIS; from the coding sequence ATGCAGAGCAAGGAACAGGTGCGGCGCACTTCGCGTCCGCTTCGCTGGATCGCCGCATTCGCCGGCACGATGATGATTGCGACGCCGCTCGCTGCGCAGGCTGGCGCCGGGAACGGCGGCGGCAGGGTGCCCGGGGCTGCGAGCGAATGGCGCAATCCCAAGGACAGCGTCCGCATCCGCTTCAGTCCCTGCGGGCAAGATCGCATGTGCGGCATCGTCACTTGGGCGAGCGACAAGGCGAAGGCAGATGCTCGCCGCGGCGGCACCGATCAGCTTGTCGGCACCAATTTGTTCCGCAACTTCAAGCGTGTCGCCCCCGGTGAATATAAGGGCCATGTCTTCGTGCCCGACATGAACCGCACCTTCTCCGGCCATATGGAGATCAAGGGCGATTCGATGATCGGCAAGGGCTGCGTTCTCGCCGGTCTTATCTGCAAGCAGCAGGTTTGGACGCGCATTTCGTGA
- a CDS encoding tetratricopeptide repeat protein yields MATLGLSAADKDAVEAFRKDIVEPSMTKLVILDFWAEWCGPCKALAPVLEKVAADYADKGVILAKIDVDANQFIAAQFQVRSIPTVYAMFQGQLVADLTNARTETQLRANLDQILRQIPVESDLAAQEAELEPLLAMAAEILANGEHERALVVYDQIGEMAPEHPQVAAGRAQALIALGRLDEAQAALDVLPDDAAKTAEVERAQAALMLAREAPADDELAAIRARAAENPADMGARYELAGAQMAANDRDGAAETLLAMIAEDREWNESAARARLLKLFEAVGLEDPWVSAQRRKLSAILFG; encoded by the coding sequence GTGGCCACGCTGGGACTTTCCGCCGCCGACAAGGATGCCGTCGAGGCGTTCCGCAAGGACATTGTCGAGCCTTCGATGACAAAGCTGGTCATCCTCGATTTCTGGGCGGAGTGGTGCGGGCCGTGCAAGGCGCTGGCGCCGGTGCTGGAAAAGGTCGCCGCCGACTATGCCGACAAGGGCGTGATCCTCGCCAAGATCGACGTCGATGCGAACCAGTTCATTGCCGCGCAGTTCCAGGTGCGGTCGATCCCGACCGTCTATGCAATGTTCCAGGGCCAGCTGGTCGCGGACCTCACCAACGCCCGTACCGAGACTCAGCTGCGCGCCAATCTCGACCAGATCCTTCGTCAGATCCCCGTCGAGAGCGATCTTGCCGCTCAAGAGGCGGAGCTCGAGCCGCTGCTGGCGATGGCCGCCGAGATACTGGCCAATGGCGAGCACGAACGGGCACTGGTGGTCTATGACCAGATCGGCGAGATGGCACCCGAGCATCCGCAGGTTGCGGCGGGACGCGCGCAGGCGCTGATCGCGCTCGGCCGGCTCGATGAAGCGCAGGCTGCGCTCGACGTGCTGCCCGACGATGCCGCCAAGACCGCCGAGGTTGAACGCGCACAGGCAGCGTTGATGCTGGCGCGTGAAGCGCCTGCCGACGACGAACTCGCCGCGATTCGCGCGCGGGCGGCAGAGAATCCGGCCGATATGGGCGCGCGCTACGAGCTGGCCGGCGCGCAGATGGCGGCGAACGACCGCGACGGCGCGGCCGAGACGCTGCTGGCGATGATCGCCGAGGACCGCGAGTGGAACGAGAGCGCCGCCCGCGCACGCCTGCTCAAGCTGTTCGAGGCGGTGGGGCTGGAGGATCCGTGGGTTTCGGCCCAGCGCCGCAAGCTTTCCGCCATCCTGTTCGGATGA
- a CDS encoding LON peptidase substrate-binding domain-containing protein has product MTTTRLSVFPLAGALLFPRMQLPLHIFEPRYRAMVTDSLARDRRIGMIQPRPGFREAKGEPVPLFEIGCVGRIAEVEALNDGKFDIVLEGLSRFRLVRELEVTTPFRQIEAELIADPQDEVLGMGERASLELESRRFAERQGYAIDWSAVSRLDDEALVNGIAQIAPFDPAAKQALLEASSLSDRAELTVQLMQFFGRHDSDEGTLQ; this is encoded by the coding sequence ATGACGACGACGCGTCTGTCCGTCTTTCCGCTGGCGGGGGCGCTGCTGTTCCCGCGGATGCAGTTGCCGCTGCATATCTTCGAACCGCGCTATCGCGCCATGGTGACCGATTCGCTGGCGCGCGACCGGCGGATCGGGATGATCCAGCCGCGCCCGGGCTTTCGCGAGGCCAAAGGCGAGCCGGTGCCGCTGTTCGAGATCGGCTGTGTCGGCCGAATCGCCGAAGTCGAGGCGCTGAACGACGGCAAGTTCGACATCGTCCTGGAGGGATTGTCGCGGTTTCGCTTGGTGCGCGAGCTGGAGGTGACGACGCCGTTCCGCCAGATCGAGGCGGAGCTGATCGCCGATCCGCAAGACGAGGTGCTGGGGATGGGCGAGCGCGCGTCGCTCGAGCTCGAATCGCGCCGCTTCGCCGAGCGGCAGGGCTATGCGATCGACTGGAGCGCGGTGTCGCGGCTCGACGACGAGGCGCTGGTCAACGGCATCGCCCAGATCGCGCCGTTCGACCCGGCGGCGAAACAGGCGCTGCTGGAGGCGAGCAGCCTGAGCGATCGCGCCGAGCTGACGGTGCAGCTGATGCAGTTCTTCGGCCGCCACGACAGCGACGAGGGGACGTTGCAGTAG